The following coding sequences are from one Arthrobacter sp. PvP023 window:
- a CDS encoding LCP family protein encodes MVRRRDTPGQGFGSPASDAAARHSDTKDMGPARHLGAMRVKPVWFKVTTAVVALVLVGALAFAAFWVIRLQMNISKAPLGAGSSRTEDPVNDSKDRMQILILGSDTRDGKNSDYGTAEDSTGYGQSDVMMMMDISADNKRVSVISFPRDLLVDIPECTDQKTKQVFPARSGVMINEAMKEAGIGCAVDTVNKITGLEIDHFMMADFNAVKELSNAVGGVEVCVSDAVYDPDSRLRLPAGNSQVQGEQALAYLRTRHAFADGGDLGRIKAQQGFLSSLTRKIKDDGTLSDPQKMLKIADVVTQNLTVDDGLASVPSLLTIGNRLKNIDIGKVAFVAVPTTPAPTDPNRLTVAEPAASQLFAALRKDVDLTDPTATPSPTAEPSESAPAPTPSTPTETPLPPYDKALQPVTVANGTGVPARTQEITQAIIAGGFTQVAPLVAQPVAKTAVYYGPGFEDVAADVAALLEIPATQVLPATGVSGVQVYLGTDFMSGTKMDSAPLPSDIVNQTAGDTVCQQANPEMIVR; translated from the coding sequence GTGGTGCGACGCCGAGACACTCCCGGACAAGGCTTTGGTTCGCCAGCGTCCGACGCCGCTGCCAGGCATTCGGACACGAAGGACATGGGCCCCGCCCGGCACCTCGGCGCAATGCGCGTCAAGCCCGTGTGGTTCAAGGTGACCACAGCTGTTGTGGCCCTCGTCCTGGTGGGCGCTCTCGCTTTCGCCGCCTTCTGGGTCATCCGTTTGCAGATGAACATCAGCAAAGCTCCACTCGGTGCAGGCAGCAGCCGCACCGAAGATCCCGTCAACGACTCCAAGGACCGGATGCAGATCCTGATCCTGGGCTCGGACACCCGCGACGGCAAGAATTCCGACTACGGCACGGCCGAGGACTCCACAGGCTACGGCCAGTCGGACGTCATGATGATGATGGACATCTCGGCGGACAACAAGCGTGTCAGTGTCATCAGCTTCCCGCGCGACCTGCTGGTGGACATTCCCGAATGCACGGACCAGAAGACCAAGCAGGTGTTCCCGGCCCGAAGCGGCGTGATGATCAACGAAGCCATGAAAGAGGCCGGCATCGGCTGCGCCGTGGACACGGTGAACAAAATCACGGGGCTGGAAATCGACCACTTCATGATGGCGGACTTCAACGCGGTCAAGGAACTTTCCAACGCTGTGGGCGGCGTGGAAGTCTGCGTCAGTGACGCCGTCTACGACCCCGATTCCCGGCTCCGCCTCCCCGCCGGAAACTCGCAGGTGCAGGGCGAGCAGGCGCTGGCCTACCTGCGGACCAGGCATGCCTTCGCGGACGGCGGTGACCTGGGCCGCATCAAGGCGCAGCAGGGCTTCCTGTCGTCCCTGACGCGCAAGATCAAGGATGACGGCACGCTGTCGGACCCCCAGAAGATGCTCAAGATTGCTGACGTCGTCACCCAGAACCTTACGGTGGACGATGGACTGGCTTCCGTCCCGTCGCTGCTGACCATCGGCAACCGGCTCAAGAACATTGACATCGGCAAGGTGGCGTTCGTGGCCGTGCCAACGACGCCTGCTCCCACTGATCCCAACCGGCTCACCGTTGCCGAGCCGGCCGCATCGCAGCTTTTCGCCGCGCTGCGCAAGGATGTAGACCTAACCGACCCGACAGCCACCCCGAGCCCCACGGCGGAGCCGAGCGAATCTGCTCCCGCCCCCACGCCATCGACGCCGACCGAAACGCCGCTGCCGCCCTACGATAAGGCGCTGCAGCCGGTGACCGTGGCGAATGGAACGGGTGTTCCGGCGCGGACCCAGGAGATCACCCAGGCGATCATCGCCGGCGGCTTCACGCAGGTTGCCCCGCTCGTGGCGCAGCCTGTCGCGAAGACGGCGGTCTATTACGGACCCGGTTTCGAGGACGTGGCGGCGGACGTCGCAGCATTGCTGGAAATACCCGCCACGCAGGTTCTCCCGGCGACGGGCGTCAGCGGGGTCCAGGTCTACCTCGGCACCGATTTCATGTCTGGAACAAAAATGGACTCTGCGCCGCTCCCGTCCGACATCGTCAACCAGACGGCCGGCGACACCGTCTGCCAGCAGGCGAATCCTGAAATGATCGTCCGCTAG
- a CDS encoding isoprenyl transferase, with translation MALGKKKTPVRQRTEPVIAPYPHSSGAVPPSIPAEFIPQHVAIVMDGNGRWANQRGLPRIEGHKAGEPALLDVVAGAIELGIKYVTVYAFSTENWRRSPEEVRFLMGFNKDVLRRQRNQLDEWGVRIRWSGRRPRLWGSVIRELEEAEEYTRANSTCTLTMCVNYGGRAEIADAVSAIAEDVAAGRLKPGSITEKTIQKYLDEPDLPDVDLFLRSSGEQRLSNFMLWQSAYAEFVFMDTLWPDVDRRTLWDAVEIYAGRDRRYGGAVDAARPGPEDASRPVESVES, from the coding sequence GTGGCCCTTGGAAAGAAGAAAACCCCCGTCCGGCAACGGACAGAGCCTGTGATTGCGCCGTATCCGCACAGCTCCGGGGCCGTGCCGCCGTCGATACCCGCGGAATTCATCCCGCAGCATGTGGCGATCGTCATGGACGGCAACGGCCGCTGGGCCAACCAGCGCGGGCTGCCCCGGATCGAGGGCCATAAAGCGGGGGAGCCGGCGCTGCTGGATGTCGTCGCGGGCGCCATTGAGCTGGGCATCAAGTACGTCACGGTATACGCCTTCTCTACGGAGAACTGGCGGCGGTCCCCGGAGGAAGTCCGCTTCCTGATGGGATTTAACAAAGACGTGCTAAGACGCCAGCGGAACCAGCTGGACGAGTGGGGCGTGCGGATCCGTTGGTCGGGACGCCGGCCCAGGCTGTGGGGTTCGGTGATCCGTGAACTGGAAGAGGCGGAGGAGTACACCCGGGCCAACAGCACGTGCACGTTGACCATGTGTGTTAACTACGGCGGCCGTGCCGAAATTGCGGATGCCGTCTCGGCCATTGCCGAAGACGTCGCGGCCGGCAGGCTCAAGCCGGGTTCGATCACCGAAAAGACCATCCAGAAGTACCTGGACGAGCCGGACCTTCCCGACGTCGACCTCTTCCTCCGCAGTTCCGGCGAGCAGCGTCTCTCCAACTTCATGCTGTGGCAGTCGGCCTATGCGGAGTTTGTCTTCATGGACACGCTCTGGCCCGACGTCGATCGCCGCACCTTGTGGGACGCCGTCGAAATCTATGCCGGGCGGGACCGCCGGTATGGCGGGGCCGTGGATGCTGCCCGGCCCGGCCCGGAGGACGCATCCCGGCCGGTGGAGTCCGTGGAGTCCTGA
- the era gene encoding GTPase Era, which translates to MSKQNKADDDAFGGFRAGFSILVGRPNAGKSTLTNALVGKKVAITSAKPQTTRHTIRGIVHRDDAQLILVDTPGLHRPRTLLGKRLNDLVADTLSEVDAIGFCLPANEKIGPGDRFIAAQLAAVGKKPIIAIVTKADLVDRQALTEQLLAVAALGREVLGEEGWKDIVPVSATDGFQVSTVADVLISHMPPSQPLYPDGHLTDEPEAVMVAELIREAALEGVRDELPHSLAVVVEEIVPREGRPEDSPFLDVRVNLYVERPSQKAIIIGKGGARLREVGTNARKGIEALLGTRIYLDLHVKVAKDWQRDPKQLVKLGF; encoded by the coding sequence GTGAGCAAGCAGAATAAAGCGGACGACGACGCCTTTGGCGGCTTCCGGGCCGGATTTTCGATCCTTGTGGGCAGGCCGAACGCCGGTAAGTCCACGCTGACGAACGCCTTGGTGGGCAAGAAGGTGGCCATCACCTCTGCCAAGCCCCAGACGACGCGCCACACGATCCGTGGCATCGTCCATCGGGACGACGCCCAGCTGATCCTCGTGGATACCCCCGGTCTGCACCGGCCGCGGACGCTGCTCGGCAAGCGCCTCAACGACCTCGTGGCGGACACCCTCTCCGAAGTGGACGCCATCGGTTTCTGCCTTCCGGCCAACGAAAAGATCGGCCCCGGCGACCGCTTTATCGCCGCCCAGCTGGCCGCGGTCGGCAAAAAGCCGATCATCGCCATCGTGACCAAGGCTGACCTGGTGGACCGTCAGGCACTGACCGAACAGCTGCTCGCCGTTGCTGCCCTGGGCCGCGAAGTCCTTGGCGAGGAGGGCTGGAAGGACATCGTTCCCGTGTCGGCCACGGACGGCTTCCAGGTGTCTACTGTCGCGGACGTCCTCATCAGCCACATGCCGCCGTCGCAGCCGCTGTACCCCGACGGGCACCTGACGGATGAGCCCGAAGCCGTCATGGTGGCCGAACTCATCCGTGAGGCTGCACTGGAGGGTGTCCGGGACGAGCTTCCGCACTCCCTGGCCGTTGTGGTGGAGGAGATCGTTCCCCGGGAGGGCCGGCCCGAGGACAGCCCGTTCCTTGACGTCAGGGTCAATCTCTACGTGGAGCGCCCCTCCCAGAAAGCCATCATCATCGGTAAGGGCGGCGCCCGGCTGCGGGAAGTCGGCACTAACGCCCGCAAGGGCATCGAAGCCCTCCTCGGGACCCGGATCTACCTCGACCTGCATGTCAAGGTGGCCAAGGACTGGCAACGCGACCCCAAGCAGCTGGTGAAGCTCGGTTTCTAG
- the recO gene encoding DNA repair protein RecO, whose translation MAQQSSFSARAYRDDAVVLRTHKLGEADRIITLLTKHHGQVRAVAKGVRRTSSRFGARLEPFMVADLQLISGRTLDVVTQAVAKGAYGGNIAADYGRYTVAAAMTETAEKLTDVDGEAGTAQYNLLVGALASLSRGEHTPELILDSYLLRALATGGWAPSFTVCARCGAPGPHTAFSAPLGGMVCSNCRPPGSPAPAAETVFLLGALLTGDWTTADASLALHRREAAGLVASYLQWHLERVLKSLKHVERS comes from the coding sequence GTGGCCCAACAATCCTCCTTTTCTGCCCGCGCGTACCGTGACGATGCCGTGGTGCTGCGTACCCACAAGCTGGGCGAAGCGGACCGGATCATCACGCTGCTGACGAAACACCATGGCCAGGTCCGTGCGGTGGCCAAGGGAGTGCGCCGCACCAGCAGCCGCTTCGGCGCCCGCCTGGAACCTTTTATGGTGGCGGACCTGCAGCTAATTTCCGGGCGGACATTGGACGTCGTGACCCAGGCGGTGGCCAAGGGTGCCTACGGCGGCAACATCGCGGCCGACTACGGCCGCTATACGGTGGCGGCGGCCATGACGGAGACCGCCGAGAAGCTCACGGATGTGGACGGCGAGGCCGGAACCGCGCAGTACAACCTGCTGGTGGGAGCCCTTGCCTCGCTCAGCCGGGGCGAGCACACCCCTGAACTCATCCTCGACTCCTACCTCCTGCGTGCACTGGCCACCGGGGGGTGGGCGCCGAGCTTCACGGTGTGCGCCCGCTGCGGCGCGCCCGGTCCGCACACGGCCTTTTCGGCGCCGCTGGGCGGCATGGTGTGCAGCAATTGCCGTCCGCCGGGATCACCTGCACCCGCGGCGGAAACAGTCTTCCTGCTCGGGGCACTGCTGACAGGGGACTGGACGACCGCGGATGCGTCCCTGGCGCTTCACCGGCGGGAGGCTGCCGGTTTGGTGGCCAGCTATCTGCAATGGCATCTTGAACGGGTGCTGAAATCACTCAAACACGTGGAGCGTAGCTGA
- a CDS encoding alpha/beta hydrolase, producing MKAAEPEAPSWQPDRLGEGFETLELPLADDDEGMVCATLVRYVPAVTAGPPAFLSALRNTVFRTLEWPATDGREPDGAARPGVVLYLHGWADYFLQSELARYVGAHGLHFYALDLRKYGRSLRDWQTPGYTTDLGVYDEDISAAIEAIRADVAGRTGLATDPAVHMLAHSLGGLIGALWADRHPAALETLILNAPWLELQGSSLIRNIAMHLVEPIARTDPRRPFRFPEMPGYWQSVSDQAHGEWFLDPQWRPTASFPIRAGWTRAVLAGHAAVERRLDIAAPVLVMLSDRTRIQAEWSEELMVADAVIDVEQTARRALGLGRRTSVFRYPRAIHDVFLSRREVRQEAYRDLVDWLSSHPG from the coding sequence GTGAAAGCGGCGGAGCCGGAGGCACCTTCCTGGCAGCCTGATCGGCTCGGGGAAGGGTTCGAGACCCTGGAGCTGCCCCTGGCCGACGACGATGAAGGCATGGTGTGTGCCACGCTGGTCCGGTACGTCCCGGCGGTTACGGCCGGTCCGCCGGCCTTCCTCTCGGCGCTGCGCAATACGGTCTTCCGGACCCTGGAGTGGCCGGCCACGGACGGCCGGGAACCCGACGGTGCAGCCCGCCCCGGAGTAGTCCTCTACCTTCACGGCTGGGCGGATTACTTCCTGCAGTCCGAACTTGCCAGGTATGTCGGTGCGCACGGACTCCACTTCTATGCGCTGGACCTCCGCAAGTACGGCCGGAGCCTGCGCGACTGGCAGACGCCCGGCTACACCACGGACCTGGGCGTCTACGATGAGGACATTTCGGCCGCGATCGAGGCAATCAGGGCGGACGTGGCAGGACGTACCGGCCTGGCCACGGATCCCGCGGTCCACATGCTGGCACATTCACTGGGCGGGTTGATCGGGGCACTCTGGGCGGACCGGCACCCGGCCGCGCTCGAGACACTGATCCTCAACGCGCCATGGCTGGAGCTCCAGGGCAGCAGCCTGATCCGGAACATTGCCATGCATCTCGTGGAACCGATCGCACGCACGGACCCGCGTCGGCCGTTCCGTTTTCCGGAAATGCCGGGCTATTGGCAGAGCGTCAGCGATCAGGCCCACGGCGAGTGGTTCCTGGATCCGCAGTGGCGCCCGACGGCGTCGTTCCCTATCCGTGCGGGCTGGACCCGGGCCGTCCTTGCCGGGCATGCAGCCGTGGAACGGCGCCTGGACATCGCGGCGCCGGTTCTGGTGATGCTCTCGGACCGCACCAGAATCCAAGCTGAGTGGTCTGAAGAGCTGATGGTCGCGGACGCTGTGATCGACGTGGAACAGACCGCGCGCCGGGCGCTGGGCCTGGGTCGCCGGACGTCCGTGTTCCGCTACCCCCGGGCGATCCACGACGTTTTCCTTTCACGCCGGGAGGTGCGGCAGGAAGCCTACCGCGACCTGGTGGACTGGCTCAGTTCGCATCCGGGCTGA
- the leuA gene encoding 2-isopropylmalate synthase, with protein sequence MRNAQKPSGMPVHRYMPFQDQITVELPDRTWPDKVITKAPRWCAVDLRDGNQALIDPMSPARKMKMFDLLVRMGYKEIEVGFPSASQTDFDFVRQLIEGNHIPDDVTIQVLTQAREHLIERTYESLVGAKQAIVHLYNSTSVLQRRVVFNQDEDGILDIALQGARLCKKYEETLADTHITYEYSPESFTGTELEYAVRVCNAVADIFEASADSQVIINLPATVEMATPNVYADSIEWMSRHLHPREGIILSLHPHNDRGTGVAAAELGYLAGADRIEGCLFGNGERTGNVDLVTLGLNMFVQGIDPMIDFSDIDDVRRTVEYCNQLPVAERSPYGGDLVFTAFSGSHQDAIKKGFEALEKDAAAAGKDVADYTWQVPYLPVDPKDLGRSYEAVIRVNSQSGKGGVAYLLKNEHSLDLPRRAQIEFSGVIQKRTDTVGGEVSGAQLWQIFQDEYLPSSKEAGQWGRYSLGSFSTETDDDGAMTLHATVTVDGVQVRRTGSGNGPIAALLSILGQDGVDVRVLDYSEHALSEGGNARAAAYVECAVGERVLWGVGIDSNTTTSSLKAVISAVNRAIRDAQA encoded by the coding sequence ATGCGAAACGCACAGAAGCCCTCCGGAATGCCCGTCCACCGCTACATGCCGTTCCAGGACCAGATCACCGTTGAACTGCCTGACCGGACGTGGCCGGACAAAGTCATCACCAAGGCCCCGCGCTGGTGCGCCGTGGACCTCAGGGACGGCAACCAGGCCCTGATCGACCCCATGAGCCCGGCCCGCAAGATGAAGATGTTCGACCTGCTGGTCCGCATGGGTTACAAGGAAATCGAGGTGGGCTTCCCCTCCGCCTCGCAGACTGACTTCGACTTTGTCCGTCAGTTGATTGAAGGCAACCACATTCCGGACGACGTCACCATCCAGGTGCTGACGCAGGCCCGCGAGCACCTGATCGAGCGGACGTACGAGTCCCTGGTCGGCGCCAAGCAGGCCATCGTGCACCTCTACAACTCGACGTCGGTCCTGCAGCGCCGCGTGGTGTTCAACCAGGACGAGGACGGCATCCTGGACATTGCACTCCAGGGCGCCCGGCTGTGCAAGAAGTACGAGGAAACACTGGCGGACACCCACATCACCTACGAGTACTCACCGGAATCCTTTACCGGTACGGAACTCGAATACGCTGTCCGCGTCTGCAACGCCGTGGCCGATATCTTTGAAGCTTCGGCTGACAGCCAGGTCATCATCAACCTGCCGGCCACCGTGGAGATGGCCACCCCCAATGTTTACGCCGATTCCATCGAATGGATGAGCCGCCACCTGCACCCCCGCGAGGGCATCATCCTCTCGCTGCACCCGCACAACGACCGCGGCACCGGTGTTGCCGCGGCCGAGCTCGGCTACCTCGCCGGGGCGGACCGGATTGAGGGCTGCCTGTTCGGAAACGGCGAGCGGACCGGAAACGTGGACCTGGTGACGCTGGGGCTGAACATGTTCGTCCAGGGCATCGACCCCATGATTGATTTCTCCGACATCGACGACGTCCGCCGCACCGTGGAGTACTGCAACCAGCTGCCGGTGGCGGAGCGTTCGCCGTATGGCGGCGACCTCGTCTTCACGGCGTTCTCCGGCTCGCACCAGGATGCCATCAAGAAGGGCTTCGAAGCGCTCGAAAAGGATGCGGCTGCGGCCGGCAAGGATGTGGCCGACTACACCTGGCAGGTTCCGTACCTGCCGGTCGACCCCAAGGACCTGGGGCGCAGCTACGAAGCCGTCATCCGGGTCAACTCGCAGTCCGGTAAGGGCGGCGTGGCCTACCTGCTGAAGAACGAGCACAGCCTGGACCTGCCGCGCCGCGCACAGATCGAATTCTCCGGTGTCATCCAGAAGCGGACGGACACCGTGGGCGGCGAGGTCAGCGGCGCCCAGCTCTGGCAGATCTTCCAGGACGAATACCTGCCCTCCAGCAAGGAGGCCGGCCAGTGGGGCCGCTATTCGCTGGGCTCGTTCAGCACCGAAACGGACGACGACGGCGCCATGACCTTGCATGCGACGGTCACCGTGGACGGCGTCCAGGTCCGCCGCACCGGCTCCGGCAACGGGCCGATCGCGGCGCTGCTGTCGATCCTCGGCCAGGACGGCGTGGACGTACGCGTCCTGGACTATAGCGAACACGCGCTCTCTGAAGGCGGCAACGCCCGTGCGGCCGCGTACGTTGAATGCGCTGTCGGCGAGCGGGTCCTGTGGGGCGTGGGTATTGATTCCAACACCACCACGTCCTCGCTGAAGGCCGTCATTTCGGCCGTCAACCGTGCCATCCGGGACGCGCAGGCCTAG
- the ybeY gene encoding rRNA maturation RNase YbeY, producing MSIEVNNESGVTVDEAQLVALARFVFERLYIHPQAELSILLVDEPAMEKLHLELMDEPGATDVLSVPMDELTPGTPDKPTPQGMLGDIAVCPQVAEVQARNAGHSTQDEMLLLTTHGILHLLGYDHADPEEKEEMFGLQRELLEGFTGKEAPSETMQ from the coding sequence ATGAGCATCGAAGTAAACAACGAATCAGGCGTCACGGTGGACGAAGCCCAGCTGGTTGCCCTGGCCCGGTTTGTGTTCGAACGCCTGTACATCCACCCCCAGGCTGAACTGTCCATCCTCCTGGTGGACGAACCCGCCATGGAGAAACTGCACCTGGAACTTATGGACGAGCCGGGGGCCACCGACGTCCTGTCGGTTCCCATGGACGAATTGACTCCGGGCACACCGGACAAGCCGACGCCGCAGGGCATGCTCGGCGATATCGCCGTGTGCCCTCAGGTGGCGGAAGTCCAGGCACGCAACGCCGGGCATTCCACCCAGGACGAGATGCTGCTGCTCACCACCCACGGAATCCTGCACCTGCTGGGTTACGACCACGCCGATCCCGAGGAAAAAGAAGAGATGTTCGGCCTGCAGCGGGAACTGCTGGAGGGCTTCACCGGTAAAGAAGCCCCGTCTGAGACGATGCAGTGA
- a CDS encoding M13-type metalloendopeptidase: MPNSGIDLSNIDHTVRPQDDLYQHINGAWLKSTIIPDDRPLEGTFTALRDGSELAVREIIEEAAGRGEEATGIEQKVGDLYNSFMDEAAVEAKGLEPIRERLASVYATKSAADVIELAGKLFRSDVSGLFYIYPAPDAGNPDRILLYTGQGGLGLPDESYYREEKFAPMVAAYRDHVRTMLGLAGTADLDAAAERVVRLETALAAHHWDNVTLRDPQKTYNLKTAEEARELFPLLDAWFEAADIVPDKRQELVVSTPDFFAGAAGLLDSEPLAAWQDWLAMRVVGSAAPYLSSEFVDANFAFYGTTISGTPRNKDRWKRGVAVVEAALGEAVGQIYVSRHFPETHKARMQTLVANLIEAYRQSITGLAWMGEDTKLEALKKLEAFRAKIGYPDEWIDYSAVEIDPADLLGNVERAHNADVDRHLDEVGKPVDKNKWLMTPQTVNAYYHPLLNEIVFPAAILQAPFFTADADDAVNYGGIGAVIGHEIGHGFDDQGSQFDGGGALRNWWTEDDRTAFEALTSKLVAQFDALSPTAAPGHHVNGKLTLGENIGDLGGLTIAYKAYLISLDGAEPPVLDGLTGPQRFFASWAAGWRQVIRNEEAIRRLATDPHSPNEFRTNAIAKNLDAFHEAFGVAEQDGMWMPAEDRVSIW, from the coding sequence GTGCCAAACTCGGGGATCGACCTGTCCAATATCGACCACACCGTGCGGCCGCAGGATGACCTGTACCAGCACATCAACGGCGCGTGGCTGAAGAGCACGATCATCCCGGACGACCGCCCCCTTGAAGGCACTTTCACCGCCTTGCGGGACGGCTCCGAGCTGGCGGTCAGGGAAATCATCGAAGAAGCCGCCGGACGCGGCGAAGAAGCCACCGGCATCGAACAGAAGGTCGGGGATCTTTACAACAGCTTCATGGATGAAGCCGCGGTAGAAGCCAAAGGCCTGGAACCCATCCGGGAACGGCTCGCCTCCGTCTACGCCACGAAGTCCGCGGCGGACGTCATCGAACTGGCCGGAAAACTCTTCCGTTCGGACGTATCGGGGCTTTTCTACATCTACCCGGCACCCGACGCGGGTAATCCGGACAGGATCCTGCTGTACACCGGCCAGGGAGGACTCGGGCTGCCCGATGAGTCGTACTACCGCGAAGAGAAGTTCGCCCCCATGGTGGCCGCCTACCGGGACCATGTCCGGACCATGCTCGGCCTCGCCGGAACCGCGGACCTGGATGCCGCCGCGGAACGCGTGGTCCGGCTGGAGACGGCCCTTGCCGCCCATCACTGGGACAACGTGACCCTGCGGGATCCGCAAAAGACCTACAACCTCAAGACCGCCGAGGAGGCACGCGAGCTGTTCCCGCTGCTTGATGCCTGGTTCGAGGCCGCCGACATCGTGCCGGACAAGCGCCAGGAACTGGTGGTGAGCACGCCTGACTTCTTCGCCGGGGCAGCCGGCCTGCTCGACTCCGAGCCGCTGGCGGCCTGGCAGGACTGGCTGGCCATGCGCGTCGTCGGCTCTGCCGCCCCGTACCTGTCGTCCGAATTCGTGGACGCGAACTTCGCGTTCTACGGCACCACCATTAGCGGCACCCCGCGCAACAAGGACCGCTGGAAGCGCGGCGTCGCCGTCGTCGAGGCCGCGCTGGGCGAAGCGGTGGGCCAGATCTACGTCTCCCGGCACTTTCCCGAGACCCATAAAGCCCGGATGCAGACACTCGTCGCCAACCTCATCGAGGCCTACCGGCAAAGCATCACCGGGCTGGCCTGGATGGGCGAGGACACGAAGCTCGAAGCCCTCAAGAAGCTCGAAGCATTCCGGGCCAAAATCGGCTACCCGGATGAGTGGATCGACTACTCCGCGGTGGAAATAGACCCCGCCGATCTCCTCGGAAACGTTGAACGGGCCCACAATGCCGACGTGGACCGGCACTTGGATGAAGTGGGCAAACCCGTCGACAAGAACAAGTGGCTGATGACGCCGCAGACCGTCAACGCCTATTACCACCCGCTGCTGAACGAGATCGTGTTCCCGGCAGCAATCCTGCAGGCCCCGTTCTTCACCGCGGACGCCGACGACGCCGTCAACTATGGCGGCATCGGCGCCGTCATCGGCCACGAAATCGGGCACGGCTTCGATGACCAGGGCTCACAGTTCGACGGCGGAGGCGCCCTGCGCAACTGGTGGACCGAGGATGACCGGACTGCGTTCGAAGCCCTGACGTCCAAGCTGGTGGCGCAGTTCGATGCCTTGTCGCCTACTGCGGCCCCCGGCCACCATGTCAACGGCAAGCTCACCCTCGGCGAAAACATCGGCGACCTGGGCGGGCTCACCATCGCGTACAAGGCCTACCTGATCAGCCTTGACGGTGCGGAGCCGCCGGTTTTGGACGGCCTCACCGGACCGCAGCGGTTCTTCGCCTCCTGGGCAGCCGGCTGGCGTCAGGTGATCCGCAACGAGGAGGCAATCCGGCGGCTCGCTACCGACCCGCACTCCCCCAACGAGTTCCGCACCAACGCCATCGCCAAGAACCTGGACGCCTTCCATGAAGCGTTCGGTGTGGCGGAGCAGGACGGCATGTGGATGCCCGCGGAGGACCGCGTTAGCATCTGGTGA
- a CDS encoding hemolysin family protein produces MTPLILVGMALVFLSFAALLTAAESAFNFLPRHDAEEAVLRSDGQALKRILDQPVAHMRSLRFWRIWFEMASAVAVAVLLHSLLDSVWLAGLAATGIMALVGFVIVGVSPRQLGRAHAAGVVRFSAPIIRFLCWVLGPIPGWLVALGSVVAPGARAGDEASFSEEEFRELVDRATESDMIEDNEAELIQSVFDFGDTLVRAVMVPRTDILSIDAGSSLHRAMSLFLRSGYSRIPVIRDNTDQILGIIYLKDVAAALHGLGPGEEPPIVDDLAREVRYVPESKQVSDLLRELQKESTHVAIVIDEYGGTAGLVTLEDLIEEIVGEIVDEYDTESAEAVALGNGSYRVSARMGIDDLGELFDVELDDDEVDTVGGLLAKALGRVPIVGSTVEVDGISLRAERLEGRRNRVSHIIAAPVAKGAVPEQTDLEDLLDEAETTQQGVPREQAE; encoded by the coding sequence GTGACCCCACTGATCCTTGTTGGCATGGCGCTGGTCTTTCTCAGTTTCGCCGCCCTGCTGACAGCGGCCGAGTCCGCGTTTAATTTTCTTCCCCGCCACGACGCCGAAGAAGCCGTGCTTCGAAGCGACGGCCAGGCCCTCAAGCGCATCCTGGACCAGCCGGTCGCGCACATGCGGTCCCTGAGGTTCTGGCGGATCTGGTTCGAAATGGCCTCTGCAGTGGCGGTCGCCGTCCTTCTGCACAGCCTGCTGGACAGTGTCTGGCTCGCCGGCCTCGCCGCCACCGGAATCATGGCCCTCGTGGGCTTCGTGATCGTGGGGGTGTCACCGCGGCAGCTGGGCCGTGCCCACGCCGCCGGCGTCGTCAGGTTCAGTGCGCCGATCATCCGTTTCCTGTGCTGGGTGCTGGGCCCTATTCCGGGCTGGCTGGTTGCGCTGGGCAGCGTCGTGGCGCCGGGCGCACGCGCCGGCGATGAAGCCTCCTTCAGCGAGGAAGAGTTCCGCGAGCTCGTGGACCGTGCCACCGAATCGGACATGATCGAGGACAACGAAGCCGAACTGATCCAGTCCGTGTTCGACTTCGGCGACACCCTGGTCCGGGCGGTGATGGTGCCCCGCACGGACATCCTGAGCATCGATGCCGGCTCGAGCCTGCACCGGGCCATGTCCCTGTTCCTGCGGTCCGGCTACTCCCGGATCCCCGTGATCCGGGACAACACGGATCAGATTCTGGGCATTATCTACCTTAAGGATGTCGCCGCGGCGCTGCACGGTCTCGGCCCCGGCGAGGAACCCCCCATCGTGGATGACCTTGCCCGCGAAGTCCGCTACGTGCCGGAGTCCAAGCAGGTCAGCGACCTGCTTCGCGAACTGCAGAAGGAATCCACGCATGTGGCCATTGTGATCGACGAGTACGGCGGAACTGCCGGCCTTGTCACCCTCGAAGACCTGATCGAGGAAATCGTCGGCGAGATCGTGGATGAATACGACACCGAGAGTGCCGAGGCCGTGGCCCTTGGCAACGGCAGCTACCGGGTCAGTGCCCGGATGGGCATCGACGATCTCGGTGAGCTTTTCGATGTGGAACTCGACGACGACGAAGTGGACACCGTCGGCGGCCTGCTCGCCAAGGCCCTCGGCAGGGTTCCCATCGTCGGCAGCACCGTAGAGGTGGACGGGATCTCGCTGCGGGCGGAACGCCTGGAAGGCCGCCGCAACAGGGTCAGCCACATCATCGCGGCGCCCGTTGCAAAGGGCGCCGTTCCAGAACAAACTGACCTTGAAGACCTACTCGACGAGGCCGAAACAACGCAACAGGGAGTTCCACGTGAGCAAGCAGAATAA